Proteins encoded by one window of Luteolibacter rhizosphaerae:
- the ftsH gene encoding ATP-dependent zinc metalloprotease FtsH, with product MSESPQNRPPQGPGTRGPNEPPGFNWRLAILLGAAFLILGLAFFNAGGRTAAQPMNYAEFRKNWDQGRVILDDPKHPLKVTTKENVYSAEISGYLYKVPPRNSNEEPGSRKSIQVSSLPISELSDILGEKLPFRVVNEAPPQQGVEAVYLSKLDFRRVAALEEVKPVQENAPITVYSTDGTNGVVVAVHEVPPAPSEADAKAQPIPFQVSANLLMLGDEVGSILREKGSVYKVESDFLRSAIFTFLPVLLIVLLLFFLFRQQMKAAGRGAMSFGKSKARLLTRDHNKVTFKDVAGIQEAKEELWEIVDFLRDPRKFQKLGGSIPKGVLMVGPPGTGKTLLARAIAGEADVPFFSISGSDFVEMFVGVGASRVRDMFEQGKKHAPCLIFIDEIDAVGRHRGHGMGGGHDEREQTLNQLLVEMDGFDTQEGVIIIAATNRPDVLDPALLRPGRFDRQVTVSLPDVNGREEILRVHVKKIKLAPGTDLGVIARGTPGFSGAELANLINEAALLAARRGLSAVTIAEMEEARDKVRWGRERRSLAMSDKERIGTAWHEAGHAYLNMVLPHTHPLHKVTIIPRGPYLGATMYLPEGDKYSTQRKEALANLVVTMGGRIAECFITDDVSNGASGDIRQATSLARHMVCEWGMSEKLGMIEYGDGDSPVFLARDVSRSRNYSEDTARIIDAEIKRFIDEAYDQATDILTKNKHTVELIAKALLEYETLDASHLKDIIDHGEMRNPPSAPKPPPVPEEFRKKPAAKPTEDKPDEGGPLAGEVVGAPA from the coding sequence ATGTCTGAATCACCCCAGAACCGTCCGCCGCAGGGTCCAGGGACGCGCGGACCAAACGAACCGCCCGGTTTCAATTGGCGTCTGGCCATCCTTCTCGGTGCCGCGTTCCTCATTCTCGGCCTCGCCTTCTTCAATGCCGGCGGCAGAACGGCGGCCCAGCCCATGAACTATGCGGAGTTCCGCAAGAACTGGGACCAAGGCCGCGTGATCCTCGATGACCCGAAGCACCCGCTGAAGGTCACCACCAAGGAGAATGTCTACAGCGCCGAGATCTCCGGCTATCTGTACAAGGTTCCGCCGCGGAACAGCAACGAGGAGCCCGGCTCCCGCAAGAGCATCCAGGTTTCATCCCTGCCGATCTCGGAACTTTCCGATATCCTGGGCGAGAAGCTGCCGTTCCGGGTGGTGAACGAAGCCCCGCCTCAGCAAGGCGTGGAGGCGGTCTATCTTTCCAAGTTGGATTTCCGCCGCGTCGCCGCGCTTGAGGAGGTGAAGCCCGTCCAAGAGAACGCGCCGATCACGGTTTACTCGACCGACGGCACCAATGGTGTGGTCGTGGCCGTGCACGAGGTGCCCCCGGCTCCTTCCGAAGCCGATGCCAAGGCCCAGCCGATTCCTTTCCAAGTCAGCGCGAACCTGCTGATGCTCGGTGACGAGGTCGGTTCGATCCTTCGGGAGAAGGGGAGCGTCTACAAGGTGGAGAGCGATTTCCTCCGTAGCGCGATCTTCACCTTCCTGCCGGTCCTGCTGATCGTGCTGCTCCTGTTCTTCCTGTTCCGCCAGCAGATGAAGGCGGCGGGTCGCGGGGCGATGTCCTTCGGCAAGTCGAAGGCCCGCCTGCTTACCAGGGATCACAACAAGGTCACTTTCAAGGATGTCGCCGGGATTCAGGAAGCGAAGGAAGAGCTTTGGGAAATCGTCGATTTCCTCCGCGATCCCCGCAAGTTCCAGAAGCTTGGCGGCTCGATCCCGAAGGGCGTTCTGATGGTCGGTCCTCCGGGCACCGGCAAGACCCTGCTTGCCCGCGCTATCGCCGGTGAGGCGGATGTGCCCTTCTTCTCGATTTCCGGTTCCGACTTCGTCGAAATGTTCGTCGGCGTGGGTGCTTCCCGCGTGCGCGACATGTTCGAGCAGGGCAAGAAGCACGCGCCTTGCCTGATCTTCATCGACGAAATTGACGCTGTCGGTCGCCACCGCGGCCATGGCATGGGTGGCGGTCACGACGAGCGCGAGCAGACGCTCAACCAGCTCCTCGTGGAGATGGACGGCTTCGACACGCAGGAGGGTGTGATCATCATCGCCGCGACCAACCGTCCGGACGTGCTCGACCCTGCCTTGCTCCGTCCCGGTCGTTTCGACCGTCAGGTGACCGTTTCCCTTCCTGATGTGAACGGCCGCGAAGAAATCCTTCGCGTGCACGTGAAGAAGATCAAGCTGGCCCCGGGCACGGACCTCGGTGTCATTGCTCGCGGCACGCCCGGTTTCTCCGGTGCCGAGCTGGCGAACCTGATCAACGAGGCGGCCCTGCTTGCCGCCCGCCGCGGACTTTCCGCCGTGACCATCGCCGAGATGGAAGAAGCGCGCGACAAGGTCCGCTGGGGCCGCGAGCGCCGCAGCCTGGCCATGTCGGACAAGGAGCGCATCGGCACGGCTTGGCATGAAGCCGGTCACGCCTACCTCAACATGGTGCTGCCGCACACGCACCCGCTGCACAAGGTGACCATCATCCCGCGCGGGCCCTACCTCGGCGCGACGATGTATCTGCCGGAAGGGGACAAGTATTCCACCCAGCGGAAGGAAGCCCTTGCCAACCTCGTGGTGACCATGGGTGGCCGCATCGCGGAGTGCTTCATCACTGATGACGTTTCGAACGGTGCCTCGGGCGATATCCGCCAGGCCACCTCGCTGGCCCGTCACATGGTCTGCGAGTGGGGCATGAGCGAGAAGCTCGGCATGATCGAATATGGCGATGGCGACAGCCCCGTCTTCCTCGCTCGCGACGTTTCCCGCAGCCGCAACTACTCGGAAGATACCGCGCGCATCATCGATGCCGAGATCAAGCGCTTCATCGATGAAGCCTACGATCAAGCCACCGATATCCTCACCAAGAACAAGCACACCGTCGAGCTGATCGCGAAGGCTTTGCTGGAGTATGAAACCCTCGATGCCTCGCATCTGAAGGACATCATCGACCACGGCGAGATGCGCAATCCACCGAGCGCGCCCAAGCCGCCGCCGGTGCCCGAGGAATTCCGCAAGAAGCCGGCAGCGAAGCCGACCGAGGACAAGCCGGATGAAGGCGGTCCGCTGGCCGGTGAAGTGGTCGGAGCCCCGGCCTGA